One genomic region from Sulfurimonas sp. hsl 1-7 encodes:
- a CDS encoding LysR family transcriptional regulator: MLRDFAKLQTFLMVIKEKSFSKASAKLGISQPAVTQQIKFIEDYLDTKIVDRKKNGIILTKEGEDLYRIAQRLEKAIQNSEKDLLKIINKEFTFVMGASFAIGNYILPNYLGEIKKRIDNEVFMNVDLSCNIIEQLEDKKIDVALIESPVFKDGIIYREWVEDELVVFSNQPIKKHLSADDLLEFDWICRNEESHTRKLTSEVFEEMGVQCNNFNVLGVLGSPTAIKETIMNADKNAERPIVSIMSKHVIKNELEKGTLYEGRLKNHKITREFYIAYSKERKHDAFVDNVVNYLLSLHRV, translated from the coding sequence ATGTTAAGAGATTTCGCAAAATTACAAACTTTTTTGATGGTTATAAAAGAGAAGAGTTTTTCAAAAGCATCGGCTAAACTAGGTATCTCTCAACCTGCTGTTACGCAACAAATTAAATTTATCGAAGACTATTTAGACACTAAAATCGTTGATAGAAAAAAGAATGGAATTATCCTTACAAAAGAAGGTGAAGATCTATACAGAATTGCTCAAAGATTAGAAAAAGCTATTCAAAACTCTGAAAAAGATCTTTTAAAAATTATTAACAAAGAGTTTACATTTGTTATGGGTGCATCTTTCGCGATCGGAAACTACATCCTTCCAAACTATCTTGGTGAAATTAAAAAGAGAATCGATAACGAAGTATTTATGAATGTTGATCTCTCATGCAATATCATCGAACAACTTGAAGATAAAAAAATTGATGTTGCACTGATTGAATCGCCTGTATTTAAAGATGGAATCATCTATAGAGAGTGGGTTGAAGATGAGCTGGTAGTATTCTCAAACCAACCTATTAAAAAACACCTAAGTGCTGATGATCTATTAGAATTCGACTGGATCTGTAGAAATGAAGAATCTCATACAAGAAAACTTACAAGTGAAGTATTTGAAGAGATGGGTGTTCAGTGTAACAACTTCAATGTTTTAGGTGTATTAGGGAGTCCGACTGCAATTAAAGAGACTATCATGAATGCTGATAAAAATGCGGAAAGACCGATAGTATCAATCATGTCAAAACACGTTATTAAAAACGAACTTGAAAAAGGGACTCTTTATGAAGGGCGTCTTAAAAACCATAAAATTACAAGAGAATTTTATATCGCATACTCAAAAGAGAGAAAACACGATGCCTTTGTTGACAACGTTGTAAACTATCTTTTATCTCTTCATAGAGTGTAG
- a CDS encoding ATP-dependent helicase, with protein sequence MEKIFERLNESQSAAVKQTEGPVLILAGAGSGKTTTIVSRLAYLIQAVGIPASNTLTLTFTNKAAREMKERSMAMIQNAAYPPLLCTFHKFGLLFLKFNIHLLGRQNNFVVIDTDDKKRIIKKINSELPTPLIASEISRYKNSLMTPDDAYKQAELFNYKQIAEVYGEYEKYLHENNLVDFDDLIALTYKLLDENQELAEATSQKYQYIMIDEYQDTNELQLKLLQKLCMTHNNICVVGDDDQSIYGWRGAHIRNIMEFDEDFEGTNVFKLQENYRSRSPILKVANALIEHNRSRLGKELIATRGEGEEVSTLNSQDENEEARKVATAIQKLLDAGVKASEIAILYRVNVLSRSIEEGLNRARIGYKVVGGVRFYDRAEIKDLISYIRVITNHHDDFSFKRIANKPKRGLGKASLDKIELAAHQKGSSIYEYIKTAELEELVTLVKKKNANTLKEFITNLENVAAVAKDATYEFVEVLEDTFHLKDIYAAMPDGQERILNMDEFYALFRDFVKNHPETSLDEFLNELTLQSDQDEVEGDSIYMMSIHASKGLEFEHVFVIGMEEGFLPLVGDGSDLEEERRLGYVAFTRAKETLTLSHAGSRFYKGRRSDLAKSRFFNEAGLCEGSLKLEKNTAYKKGDLVRHKIFGTGRVLGVSKSGREFKLNINFAGSKREILASFVEKL encoded by the coding sequence ATGGAAAAGATATTTGAACGATTAAACGAATCGCAAAGTGCTGCTGTTAAACAAACAGAGGGTCCGGTTTTAATTTTAGCGGGTGCAGGAAGTGGAAAAACTACCACAATTGTTTCACGTTTAGCGTATTTGATACAAGCAGTAGGTATCCCTGCATCAAACACACTAACACTTACATTTACAAATAAAGCTGCTCGTGAGATGAAAGAGCGCTCAATGGCAATGATACAAAATGCTGCATACCCACCACTGCTTTGTACTTTCCATAAGTTCGGTCTTCTATTTTTAAAGTTCAATATCCATCTTTTAGGTCGCCAAAACAATTTTGTCGTGATCGATACCGATGATAAAAAGCGTATTATTAAAAAAATAAACTCTGAACTTCCGACTCCGCTGATAGCTTCTGAGATCTCAAGATATAAAAACTCTTTGATGACTCCCGATGATGCTTATAAACAGGCAGAGCTTTTTAACTACAAACAGATTGCTGAAGTATACGGGGAGTATGAGAAATATCTCCATGAGAATAATCTTGTAGATTTTGATGATCTTATAGCACTCACATATAAACTCCTAGACGAGAACCAAGAGTTGGCTGAAGCTACAAGTCAAAAGTATCAGTATATTATGATCGATGAGTATCAAGATACTAATGAGCTGCAACTCAAACTTTTACAAAAACTGTGTATGACACATAACAATATTTGTGTGGTTGGGGATGATGACCAGTCGATCTACGGTTGGCGTGGTGCGCACATCAGAAACATTATGGAATTTGACGAAGATTTTGAAGGGACAAATGTTTTTAAACTGCAAGAGAACTACCGTTCACGCTCACCCATATTAAAAGTTGCCAATGCCCTGATCGAACATAACCGTTCACGTTTGGGCAAAGAGCTGATTGCAACTCGTGGAGAGGGGGAAGAGGTTTCCACTCTTAACTCTCAAGATGAAAATGAGGAAGCAAGAAAAGTAGCTACGGCTATTCAAAAGCTTTTAGATGCCGGAGTAAAAGCAAGCGAGATAGCAATCTTGTATCGTGTGAATGTACTTTCCCGTTCTATTGAAGAGGGGCTAAATCGAGCACGTATCGGCTATAAAGTTGTCGGCGGTGTACGTTTCTACGATCGTGCGGAGATTAAAGACCTTATCTCATACATCCGTGTGATTACAAACCATCACGATGACTTCTCCTTCAAGCGTATAGCAAACAAACCAAAACGTGGTCTTGGAAAAGCGAGTTTAGATAAGATAGAACTCGCAGCGCACCAAAAGGGAAGTTCAATCTATGAGTATATTAAAACGGCAGAGTTAGAAGAGCTTGTAACCCTGGTTAAGAAGAAAAATGCAAATACCCTCAAAGAGTTTATAACAAACCTTGAAAACGTCGCAGCAGTTGCTAAAGATGCTACATATGAGTTTGTAGAAGTACTGGAAGATACTTTCCATCTAAAAGATATTTATGCGGCAATGCCTGATGGACAAGAACGCATTCTTAACATGGATGAGTTCTATGCACTTTTTAGAGACTTTGTGAAAAACCATCCTGAGACCTCTTTAGATGAGTTCTTAAACGAGTTAACGCTTCAAAGTGATCAAGATGAGGTTGAAGGAGACTCTATCTATATGATGAGTATCCATGCTTCAAAAGGGTTAGAGTTTGAACATGTATTTGTAATCGGTATGGAAGAGGGCTTCTTACCGCTTGTAGGTGACGGAAGTGACCTAGAAGAAGAGCGTCGCCTTGGGTATGTTGCTTTTACACGTGCAAAAGAGACTCTGACGCTCTCTCATGCGGGAAGCAGATTTTACAAGGGGCGAAGAAGTGACCTTGCTAAGAGTAGATTTTTTAACGAAGCGGGGCTTTGCGAGGGCTCGCTTAAGCTAGAGAAAAATACGGCGTACAAAAAAGGTGATCTTGTTCGTCATAAGATCTTCGGAACAGGGCGTGTGCTTGGGGTGAGTAAATCGGGTCGTGAATTTAAACTCAACATCAATTTTGCAGGAAGTAAAAGGGAGATCCTTGCATCTTTCGTAGAGAAACTATGA
- the truB gene encoding tRNA pseudouridine(55) synthase TruB, whose product MNRLFVAYKPAGIGSNLFLSKLKRKYQVKKAGFSGTLDPFAKGVLVIGFGSHTKLFRFLNKTPKTYRATLWLGAKSDSLDTEMIEDVKILNEFKQEDILAAVKSLEGELEYEPPIFSAKKIDGQRAYDLARAGKEVVLNKIHSTIYEMKLLHYCHPFVTFEATVSEGTYIRSLGLLIAKKLGLEAGSLSALERLCEGQFVYEDEQALDIKSSLNIPQNYYLGDQENVKYGRVLALEDLKVQEAGTYFLDNGDNISIITIEDGSVTYELGRIAC is encoded by the coding sequence ATGAATCGTTTATTTGTAGCGTATAAACCTGCAGGGATAGGTTCAAATCTTTTCCTCTCAAAACTAAAAAGAAAATATCAGGTAAAAAAAGCAGGCTTCTCCGGTACCTTGGACCCTTTTGCAAAAGGTGTATTGGTGATCGGTTTTGGCTCACATACGAAACTGTTTCGTTTTTTAAACAAAACGCCAAAAACATACCGTGCAACTCTTTGGCTTGGTGCAAAAAGTGATTCTTTAGATACAGAGATGATCGAAGATGTTAAAATATTAAACGAGTTCAAGCAAGAAGATATTTTAGCAGCGGTAAAATCTTTAGAGGGTGAGTTAGAGTATGAGCCCCCTATCTTTAGTGCAAAAAAGATAGACGGACAGCGTGCATATGATCTGGCTCGTGCAGGTAAAGAGGTGGTTTTAAACAAGATTCACTCTACAATATATGAGATGAAACTGCTTCACTACTGCCACCCTTTTGTTACATTTGAAGCTACGGTAAGTGAGGGGACATATATTCGTTCACTCGGTCTTTTAATCGCAAAGAAGCTTGGGCTTGAAGCGGGAAGTTTAAGTGCGTTAGAAAGATTGTGCGAAGGGCAGTTTGTTTATGAAGATGAACAAGCTTTGGATATAAAGAGCTCTTTAAATATACCTCAAAACTATTACCTCGGTGATCAAGAGAATGTGAAGTATGGAAGAGTTCTTGCTTTAGAAGATTTAAAAGTGCAAGAAGCGGGAACCTATTTCCTTGATAATGGAGATAACATCTCGATCATCACAATAGAAGATGGTTCAGTAACATATGAATTAGGGAGAATAGCATGTTAG
- the smpB gene encoding SsrA-binding protein SmpB: MGETIAKNKKAYHDYFIEEKFEAGLVLSGSEVKGIRAGRVNLKDSFVRFVKDEAFLFNAHIGRLDTTHQFYGHEERGTRKLLLHKKELAKLQKAIERDGYTVVPLQLYFNAKNIVKLQIALAKGKQLHDKRHDLKEKDQKRDIARAMKDY, encoded by the coding sequence ATGGGCGAGACGATCGCAAAAAACAAAAAAGCTTATCATGACTATTTTATAGAAGAGAAGTTTGAAGCGGGGCTTGTTCTATCCGGCAGTGAAGTAAAGGGTATTCGTGCCGGGCGTGTGAACTTGAAAGATAGTTTTGTCCGGTTTGTAAAAGATGAGGCATTTTTATTTAATGCCCATATAGGCAGACTTGATACTACTCACCAGTTCTATGGACATGAAGAGCGAGGGACTCGTAAACTTCTCCTCCATAAAAAAGAGTTGGCAAAACTTCAAAAAGCGATTGAACGTGACGGTTATACGGTTGTACCTTTACAGCTTTATTTTAATGCAAAAAATATTGTTAAGCTGCAAATAGCACTTGCAAAAGGGAAACAACTTCACGATAAGCGTCACGATCTTAAAGAGAAAGATCAAAAAAGAGATATAGCTCGAGCAATGAAGGATTATTAA
- a CDS encoding 4-(cytidine 5'-diphospho)-2-C-methyl-D-erythritol kinase — protein MKKYKAYAKVNIFLKITGKRDNYHEIISRFMRVDTLYDELSFISKSELDAKMNEFKIIGDFECDTTQNTIYKAYVALKEYTKSSSLENLMQTHAIKVEKNIPAFAGLGGGSSDAATYLKMCNGVLDLGLSLNELATIGLKVGADVPFFIYGYDSANVGGIGEIVEPFEEKLLKFDVYTPDVKISTPKVYTAYRDNFYEPIDGFEVQKLKDMKSEQVLQTMKAQEANDLFAPALQEYPELKQYYRQGYFFSGSGSSFFKIKEVNSGEGK, from the coding sequence ATGAAAAAATATAAAGCATATGCTAAAGTAAATATTTTTCTGAAAATTACAGGCAAAAGAGATAACTATCACGAGATTATTTCCCGTTTTATGCGTGTAGACACTCTTTATGACGAACTTTCGTTTATCTCAAAATCTGAACTTGATGCAAAGATGAACGAGTTTAAAATTATAGGTGATTTTGAGTGTGATACTACACAAAATACTATCTATAAAGCATATGTTGCACTCAAAGAGTACACAAAATCATCCTCACTCGAAAACTTGATGCAGACCCATGCTATTAAAGTAGAGAAGAATATCCCAGCTTTTGCAGGTTTAGGCGGTGGCAGCAGTGATGCCGCAACATACTTAAAGATGTGTAACGGTGTCTTAGACTTAGGTCTGAGTTTGAATGAGTTAGCAACCATAGGATTAAAGGTTGGTGCAGATGTGCCGTTTTTTATCTATGGGTATGACAGTGCAAACGTAGGCGGTATCGGTGAGATCGTTGAGCCTTTTGAAGAGAAGTTACTAAAGTTTGATGTGTATACTCCAGATGTAAAGATATCTACGCCTAAGGTATATACCGCTTACAGAGATAATTTTTACGAGCCGATTGACGGTTTTGAGGTACAAAAGCTCAAAGATATGAAATCTGAGCAGGTTTTACAAACTATGAAAGCACAAGAGGCAAATGACCTTTTTGCTCCGGCATTACAAGAGTATCCGGAATTAAAACAATATTACAGACAAGGCTACTTTTTCAGTGGAAGCGGTAGCAGCTTTTTCAAAATAAAAGAAGTAAACTCAGGAGAAGGAAAATAA
- the csrA gene encoding carbon storage regulator CsrA, which translates to MLVLARKVDESIVIGDNIVVKVVAVENGVVKLGIDAPKDVAILRDELAREVALSNKAALYKSDEDELKSLGKLLGK; encoded by the coding sequence ATGTTAGTTTTAGCAAGAAAAGTGGATGAATCGATCGTAATCGGAGACAATATAGTCGTAAAAGTTGTTGCTGTTGAAAACGGCGTAGTAAAACTTGGAATTGATGCTCCAAAAGATGTTGCAATACTAAGAGATGAACTAGCACGTGAAGTAGCTCTTAGCAATAAAGCCGCTTTGTATAAAAGTGATGAAGATGAACTCAAATCTTTAGGAAAACTCCTAGGAAAATAG
- a CDS encoding aminotransferase class IV family protein has product MNKQYLETIKILDRKVYNLDYHQARVDRTIGEGKLDLFSLIKPEESGLLRCRILYDQDNASIEYIPYEKREIKKLKLVFDDTIEYSKKYGDREHINKLFEQREECDDVLIVKDGLVTDTSIANIAFFDGDIWLTPKQPLLEGTMRAKLLDEKKIFATYISYKDISKFQKIALMNAMIDFDIITSDNLEDTIC; this is encoded by the coding sequence GTGAATAAACAATACCTCGAAACCATAAAGATTCTTGATCGAAAAGTTTATAATTTAGATTATCATCAAGCTCGGGTTGATAGAACAATAGGGGAGGGGAAACTAGATCTATTCTCCCTTATTAAACCCGAAGAATCGGGTTTATTACGATGCCGAATCCTCTACGATCAAGATAATGCCTCAATAGAATACATCCCTTATGAAAAACGTGAGATAAAAAAGCTCAAATTAGTTTTTGACGATACAATCGAGTACAGTAAAAAGTATGGAGACAGGGAACATATCAACAAACTATTTGAGCAAAGAGAAGAGTGTGATGATGTTTTAATTGTTAAAGATGGACTCGTAACTGATACTTCTATTGCTAATATCGCTTTTTTTGATGGAGATATCTGGCTGACTCCAAAACAACCTTTGCTAGAAGGTACTATGCGTGCCAAGCTGCTTGATGAGAAGAAAATATTTGCTACATATATCTCATATAAAGATATTTCAAAGTTTCAAAAAATAGCTCTTATGAACGCTATGATAGATTTTGATATAATTACGTCAGATAATTTAGAGGATACAATTTGTTAG
- a CDS encoding zinc ribbon domain-containing protein, whose amino-acid sequence MNKHLKQLIDLSIVDKEIDAFEPQIEEANYMYEAALAKTSSIESDIENLTTEIKEEEVKKSKNELHLAELSAKLEENAKKAAEVKTEREMKSLQLEEEIAKEQITFANEEIERLEKIIEMKKEQIESSKSSLEELNASLENVKAEVDGKLEKINTDRQEVFKKKEKLLSEINQKGLAFYQKIRRWAKNTTVVPVEEQACMGCHMVIGDKVYSDVIRGEDITTCPHCGRILYVKASEE is encoded by the coding sequence ATGAATAAGCACCTTAAACAACTTATCGACCTTTCAATAGTGGACAAAGAGATCGATGCGTTTGAGCCTCAGATAGAAGAAGCTAACTATATGTATGAAGCTGCACTTGCAAAAACTAGCAGCATAGAATCTGATATTGAAAACTTAACAACTGAGATAAAAGAGGAAGAAGTAAAAAAATCGAAAAATGAACTTCACCTCGCTGAACTTTCGGCAAAACTTGAAGAAAATGCTAAAAAAGCGGCAGAAGTAAAAACTGAGCGTGAGATGAAATCACTTCAACTAGAAGAGGAGATTGCAAAAGAGCAAATCACTTTCGCAAATGAAGAGATTGAACGTTTAGAAAAAATTATCGAGATGAAAAAAGAGCAGATCGAATCATCAAAATCTAGCTTAGAAGAGTTAAACGCTTCTTTAGAAAATGTAAAAGCTGAAGTTGATGGAAAACTTGAAAAAATCAATACTGATCGTCAAGAAGTTTTCAAGAAAAAAGAGAAACTGCTTTCAGAGATAAACCAAAAAGGTTTAGCTTTCTATCAAAAAATTCGTCGTTGGGCAAAAAATACAACAGTAGTTCCTGTAGAAGAACAAGCATGTATGGGTTGTCACATGGTAATAGGGGATAAAGTATACTCTGACGTAATTCGTGGAGAAGATATTACTACATGTCCACACTGTGGTCGTATCCTTTACGTGAAAGCTAGCGAAGAGTAG
- a CDS encoding tetratricopeptide repeat protein, with protein sequence MTFFQLLMLGASAFFAFKIYEHIQTLKDDEDDIQHTETDKIESLISQADDEMQNGDFQKALAIYSEANYKLPNNAEILFKMGFALMQQDRVDEAIEYYQDTLKLDDNSPAIHQALASAYRTQGNFEKAKYHLDSSLLINDKNPITYYNYGNLLVDMKEFEDAKEMYQQALELDSDFKEAKEELEKIS encoded by the coding sequence TTGACTTTTTTTCAACTATTAATGCTCGGGGCTTCGGCGTTTTTTGCATTTAAAATTTACGAACATATTCAAACACTTAAAGATGATGAAGATGATATACAGCATACAGAAACAGACAAAATAGAATCGTTAATCTCTCAGGCAGATGATGAGATGCAAAACGGTGATTTTCAAAAAGCACTGGCTATCTACAGCGAGGCTAATTACAAACTGCCAAACAATGCCGAGATACTTTTTAAAATGGGTTTTGCTTTAATGCAGCAAGACAGAGTTGATGAAGCGATTGAGTACTATCAAGATACATTAAAACTTGATGATAATTCTCCTGCTATCCATCAGGCACTCGCTTCGGCATATAGAACACAAGGAAATTTTGAAAAAGCAAAGTATCATCTTGATTCATCATTACTTATTAATGATAAAAATCCGATCACTTACTACAACTACGGAAATTTACTTGTTGATATGAAAGAGTTTGAAGATGCTAAAGAGATGTATCAACAAGCATTAGAATTAGACAGTGATTTTAAAGAGGCAAAAGAGGAACTGGAGAAAATATCATGA
- a CDS encoding M23 family metallopeptidase codes for MRLLLFLTLFFINLFAIHVRTIDNEIENGKTALITFAKQEGIKYESVTFGKKEFPIINSPLDKESYFVLLPVSYYEKAESKEFYVNYLQGKERASKLLFLDVRTGIYKHEEILVDSSKVNPKSKLVQRRVAKEYNQAMKIYNTVTPKLYISKPFDMPLESKITSDFGKARIYNGSLKGYHSGTDFRAKVGTPIKASNDGKVVLVAKRFYSGGTILIDHGYGIYTCYFHMSKFDVKEGELVQKGQVIGLSGQSGRVTGPHLHFSARINGIQVDPLQLISLLNTQILKDNN; via the coding sequence ATGCGATTATTACTATTTTTAACACTATTTTTTATCAATCTGTTCGCTATTCATGTGCGCACTATTGACAATGAGATTGAAAATGGTAAAACAGCACTTATTACTTTTGCGAAGCAAGAGGGGATTAAGTATGAGAGTGTGACTTTTGGAAAGAAAGAGTTCCCTATTATCAACTCCCCTTTAGACAAAGAGAGTTATTTTGTTCTTTTGCCTGTAAGTTATTATGAAAAGGCAGAATCCAAAGAGTTTTACGTGAACTATCTTCAAGGCAAAGAGCGTGCGTCAAAACTTCTCTTTTTAGATGTGCGAACAGGTATCTATAAACATGAAGAGATACTTGTAGATAGTTCAAAAGTAAATCCAAAATCAAAACTGGTACAAAGAAGAGTCGCAAAAGAGTACAATCAGGCGATGAAAATTTACAATACCGTAACACCTAAACTTTATATATCGAAACCTTTTGATATGCCCCTAGAGAGTAAAATAACATCAGATTTCGGAAAAGCCAGAATCTATAACGGCTCGCTCAAAGGGTACCACAGCGGGACAGATTTCCGTGCAAAAGTTGGGACACCGATTAAAGCGAGTAATGACGGTAAAGTTGTACTTGTCGCAAAAAGGTTTTACTCAGGCGGTACGATACTCATTGATCACGGATATGGGATATATACCTGTTACTTTCATATGAGCAAGTTTGATGTTAAAGAGGGGGAGCTGGTACAAAAAGGGCAGGTGATAGGTCTAAGTGGGCAAAGTGGCAGAGTAACAGGGCCGCATCTCCATTTTTCAGCACGTATTAACGGTATACAAGTTGATCCTCTGCAACTTATCTCATTACTAAATACACAAATTTTAAAGGATAACAATTGA
- a CDS encoding low molecular weight protein-tyrosine-phosphatase has translation MNSIIFVCLGNICRSPLAEGIARKIAEEKNLNINIDSAGTGDWHLGEAPCENSVKVARQNDVDISSYRARKVTKKDFDQFDLVVALDDSNYSDLQRMGATNLVKLGEFGYDGADVPDPYFFNGFEGFLEVYKMVDICVNNIFKIKFEN, from the coding sequence ATGAATTCAATTATATTTGTATGTTTAGGAAATATTTGCCGTTCACCTTTAGCTGAAGGAATTGCTAGAAAAATTGCAGAGGAAAAGAACTTGAATATAAATATTGACTCTGCAGGAACGGGTGACTGGCATCTTGGTGAAGCACCATGTGAGAACTCGGTAAAAGTGGCACGACAAAACGATGTAGATATCTCATCATACCGTGCAAGAAAAGTGACAAAAAAAGATTTTGACCAATTTGATTTAGTAGTTGCCTTAGATGATAGCAATTACAGTGATTTACAACGCATGGGAGCTACAAATCTTGTCAAACTAGGGGAGTTTGGTTATGATGGTGCAGATGTACCCGATCCATACTTCTTTAACGGCTTTGAAGGTTTTTTAGAGGTGTATAAGATGGTTGATATTTGTGTGAATAACATTTTTAAGATAAAATTTGAAAACTAA
- the cysK gene encoding cysteine synthase A, translated as MKIAKNITELVGNTPLVRINTASQLSGANIIGKCEFMNPTSSVKDRIGMNMIRRGIESGVIKDDTTIIEPTSGNTGIALAANCAALGLKLILTMPDSMSVERRNLLKALGAELVLTPAAKGMKGSIAKAEELKALTHNSIILQQFQNPTNPEIHTLTTAREILADTDGELDAFVAGVGTGGTITGTSKVLKEEVQNIAIFAVEPEASAILSGEAPSPHKIQGIGAGFVPDILDTSVYGEVIKVSNEDALETARMLAKKEGLLVGISSGANVYAAMQVGKRPEFQGKTIVTILCDTGERYLSTELFSE; from the coding sequence ATGAAAATAGCAAAAAACATTACGGAATTAGTTGGAAATACTCCACTTGTAAGGATCAATACAGCATCACAACTCTCAGGTGCAAATATTATCGGTAAATGTGAATTTATGAATCCTACAAGTTCTGTAAAAGATAGAATCGGGATGAATATGATCCGTCGCGGAATTGAGAGTGGTGTGATAAAAGATGATACTACGATCATAGAACCAACAAGTGGGAATACAGGGATTGCTCTTGCAGCAAACTGTGCAGCATTGGGATTAAAGTTGATTCTAACTATGCCAGATTCTATGAGTGTTGAGCGCCGTAACCTTTTAAAAGCATTAGGAGCTGAGCTTGTTTTAACACCGGCAGCTAAAGGGATGAAAGGCTCGATTGCTAAAGCTGAAGAGTTAAAAGCACTTACACATAACTCTATCATCTTACAACAGTTTCAAAACCCGACAAATCCTGAGATCCATACATTGACAACTGCACGTGAAATTTTAGCCGATACTGATGGAGAGTTAGATGCATTTGTAGCTGGTGTGGGTACGGGTGGAACTATTACTGGGACTTCAAAAGTTTTAAAAGAGGAAGTGCAAAATATAGCTATATTCGCGGTAGAGCCTGAAGCTAGTGCCATATTATCGGGCGAAGCACCATCTCCACACAAAATTCAAGGGATAGGTGCAGGTTTTGTACCTGATATCTTAGATACATCTGTATATGGTGAAGTGATAAAAGTAAGCAATGAAGATGCTCTTGAAACTGCTAGAATGCTTGCAAAAAAAGAGGGACTTTTAGTTGGGATCTCAAGCGGTGCAAATGTATATGCTGCTATGCAAGTTGGTAAGCGTCCTGAATTTCAAGGAAAAACTATTGTAACTATTCTATGTGATACAGGAGAGAGATACCTCTCAACAGAGCTTTTTAGTGAATAA
- a CDS encoding Nif3-like dinuclear metal center hexameric protein: protein MKVLEIYDFLNQLSPFELQESWDNSGLLVGDFNHDIKTVALSIDVDEALIDSLEENTLLITHHPIIFGGLKQLEFSKYPANLIQKMIQKNISNIAMHTNFDQTHLNEYVATEILGYEIKEKDGFVAYLEVNEDFDTFAKKISSALGLKFAKCVKCLDEVKTAALTTGSGCSLMRSLHADCFLTGDVKYHDAMEAKSINLSLIDIGHYESEHFFAEILAKHLKNLGLKVIIASSENPFTYI, encoded by the coding sequence ATGAAAGTTTTAGAGATCTACGACTTTTTAAATCAGCTCTCCCCATTTGAACTTCAAGAGTCTTGGGATAATTCTGGTCTTTTGGTAGGGGATTTTAATCATGACATAAAAACGGTAGCTCTAAGCATAGATGTAGATGAGGCTCTGATCGATTCATTGGAAGAAAATACTCTACTGATTACGCATCATCCGATCATCTTCGGAGGACTCAAGCAGCTTGAATTTAGTAAATACCCCGCAAACTTGATCCAAAAAATGATCCAAAAAAATATCTCAAATATTGCTATGCATACAAACTTTGATCAGACACATCTTAATGAGTATGTAGCAACTGAGATTTTAGGATACGAGATCAAAGAGAAAGACGGTTTTGTAGCGTATTTAGAGGTAAATGAAGATTTTGATACATTTGCTAAAAAAATATCTTCTGCTTTAGGGTTGAAGTTTGCAAAATGTGTGAAGTGCTTAGATGAGGTAAAAACAGCAGCTCTAACAACCGGTTCGGGATGTTCATTGATGAGAAGTTTACATGCAGATTGTTTTTTAACGGGTGATGTAAAATATCATGATGCGATGGAAGCAAAAAGTATAAATTTATCACTTATTGACATTGGACATTATGAAAGTGAACACTTTTTTGCAGAAATTTTAGCGAAACATTTGAAAAATTTAGGTTTAAAAGTTATAATTGCGTCATCAGAAAATCCATTTACATATATTTAA